A part of Streptomyces sp. DSM 40750 genomic DNA contains:
- a CDS encoding TetR/AcrR family transcriptional regulator: MEPKSEPPQRSDAQRNRERILKVALAELSLFADAPLSLIAKKAGVGQGTMYRHFPNRETLVLEVHHREVQHLADSAPQLLMSGKPDEALREWMSRLADFAMARAGLADALRQAISATGGPAKPEYSLVMDAIELLINTNREAGTIRPNATTDVFVLAIAGIWQMDSHSDWRTQSGLLLDLVMDGLRVGAPGPP; the protein is encoded by the coding sequence GTGGAACCGAAGAGCGAGCCACCTCAGCGCTCGGACGCACAGCGCAATCGCGAGCGCATCCTCAAGGTGGCACTGGCCGAGCTGTCACTGTTCGCGGACGCCCCACTCAGCCTGATCGCCAAAAAGGCGGGAGTCGGGCAAGGGACGATGTACCGCCACTTTCCCAACCGCGAGACGCTCGTCCTCGAGGTCCACCACCGCGAGGTGCAGCATCTCGCCGACAGTGCGCCCCAGCTCCTGATGAGCGGGAAACCCGACGAGGCCCTGCGCGAGTGGATGAGCCGGCTCGCCGACTTCGCCATGGCCAGGGCCGGTCTGGCCGACGCACTACGCCAGGCGATCAGCGCGACGGGAGGCCCGGCGAAGCCTGAATACTCCCTGGTCATGGACGCGATCGAACTCCTGATCAACACCAACCGCGAGGCCGGCACCATCCGGCCGAACGCGACCACCGACGTCTTCGTCCTCGCCATAGCCGGCATCTGGCAGATGGACAGCCACAGCGACTGGCGGACCCAGTCCGGTCTGCTCCTGGACCTTGTGATGGATGGTCTGCGTGTGGGAGCCCCTGGGCCACCGTGA
- a CDS encoding phytanoyl-CoA dioxygenase family protein, with translation MSQTPDLPDPGHSRVDTIDSLDGLHADLARRHRATESSGATVPAAVVDADLAVLERDGYVILDNLLTEAECEDVRAAVTPLLDRTGRNTFEGRRTQRVYSVLNKTRACDRMVDHPRVLALLDRLLLPNYLLSQLQVINIQPGEEAQLLHHDDGMYPVPRPRPPLSAATVWAIDAFTEENGATVVLPGTNRWGDRQPADDDARVKAVMSPGSCVFFVGTLWHGGGANASADARLAVTAQYCEPWLRPQEAFTLSTTRDTVRVVSEDIRRMLGYSIHPPFLGMVDGMHPKRLLDGRS, from the coding sequence ATGTCCCAAACGCCCGACCTGCCGGACCCCGGCCACAGTCGTGTGGACACCATTGACTCGCTCGACGGCCTCCATGCCGACCTGGCTCGACGGCACAGGGCTACGGAAAGCAGTGGAGCCACAGTCCCCGCCGCCGTGGTCGACGCCGACCTCGCCGTCCTGGAACGCGACGGATACGTCATCCTGGACAACCTGCTCACCGAAGCCGAGTGCGAGGACGTCCGGGCAGCCGTGACGCCCCTGCTGGACAGGACCGGCCGCAATACCTTCGAGGGTCGGCGGACCCAGCGCGTCTACAGCGTCCTCAACAAGACCCGAGCCTGTGACCGCATGGTCGACCACCCGAGAGTTCTGGCACTGCTGGACCGGCTGCTCCTGCCCAACTACCTGCTCTCCCAACTCCAGGTCATCAACATCCAACCTGGTGAGGAAGCCCAGTTGCTGCACCACGACGACGGCATGTATCCCGTACCTCGCCCCCGGCCACCGCTGAGTGCGGCCACGGTGTGGGCCATCGACGCCTTTACCGAGGAGAACGGCGCCACCGTGGTCCTGCCGGGCACAAACCGCTGGGGCGACCGTCAGCCGGCTGACGACGACGCCAGGGTGAAGGCCGTCATGTCACCGGGCTCCTGCGTCTTCTTCGTCGGCACTCTGTGGCATGGGGGCGGCGCCAATGCGTCCGCCGATGCCCGCTTGGCCGTCACGGCCCAGTACTGCGAGCCATGGCTCCGGCCGCAGGAGGCGTTCACTCTGTCCACCACCCGTGACACGGTCCGCGTGGTGTCCGAGGACATCCGCCGGATGCTCGGCTACAGCATCCATCCGCCCTTCCTCGGAATGGTCGACGGCATGCACCCCAAGCGCCTGCTCGACGGCCGCTCCTGA
- a CDS encoding TetR/AcrR family transcriptional regulator, with protein MTKPTPTARERIVAGAADMISRRGLNATSIREMAKHARAPLGSTYHYFPEGKQQLATEAVRYTGEWVARALRKELEAGPVAGLRAFLALWRKIVVDSDFRAGCPVLAVSIEEPATDETPAALTAAADVFTEWERLLAASLHEHGTEREQAAQLATLIVAAVEGTVAMCRAKRSTQPLDDTAEQLQALILATIKD; from the coding sequence GTGACCAAGCCCACCCCGACGGCGCGCGAGCGAATCGTCGCCGGAGCCGCCGACATGATCAGTCGGCGCGGCCTGAACGCCACGAGCATCCGCGAGATGGCCAAGCACGCCCGGGCGCCGCTCGGCTCGACGTACCACTACTTCCCCGAGGGCAAGCAGCAGTTGGCCACCGAGGCCGTCCGCTACACGGGCGAGTGGGTCGCCCGTGCCCTGCGCAAGGAGCTGGAGGCGGGCCCGGTCGCCGGCCTGCGGGCCTTCCTCGCCCTGTGGCGCAAGATCGTCGTCGACAGCGACTTCCGGGCCGGCTGCCCCGTCCTCGCCGTCTCCATCGAGGAACCTGCCACCGACGAGACACCCGCCGCCCTCACGGCGGCCGCCGACGTCTTCACCGAGTGGGAGAGGTTGCTGGCCGCCTCGCTGCACGAGCACGGCACCGAACGCGAACAGGCGGCACAGCTCGCGACGCTCATCGTCGCGGCCGTCGAGGGAACCGTCGCCATGTGCCGCGCCAAGCGCAGCACCCAGCCCCTCGACGACACCGCGGAGCAGTTGCAGGCACTCATCCTCGCCACCATCAAGGACTGA
- a CDS encoding AraC family transcriptional regulator, which yields MQMEIRAAAIRGIDRLIDDLGGDGARLLADFGVSPSDLDSEDGLLPTATAGRILRNAAKKLNCPDFGLRLAAYQDMSMLGPLALAVGNCDTVGEGLDCASRFLFVHNQAIRLSREPDPERYAGVGAVEYRMLHPDIPYEPQTIDAGLGQLHRILITMSGGYDLLGVYMPHPPLTDESLYAEFFGAPVRFNAGQALLRVPTKLFAQPMSTPVNPELRRMVVEYLESHYTDPRDSVSTMVRSAVSRALGTVPARIDLVAEWLHTHPRTLQRRLAEEGTSFQSILDDVRKNAAHRLLTRTDMPFSQVASLVELAGQAALTRAARRWFGRTPTQVRRDAKVGPTPNGVAQS from the coding sequence ATGCAAATGGAGATCCGGGCCGCTGCGATCCGGGGTATCGATCGACTGATCGACGATCTCGGGGGCGACGGGGCGAGGCTGTTGGCCGATTTCGGCGTTTCGCCCAGCGATTTGGATTCCGAGGACGGACTGTTGCCGACGGCGACAGCCGGGCGGATCCTGCGGAACGCGGCGAAGAAATTGAACTGTCCCGACTTCGGGTTGCGTTTGGCTGCCTATCAGGACATGTCGATGCTCGGCCCGTTGGCCTTGGCGGTCGGCAATTGTGACACGGTCGGGGAAGGGCTGGACTGTGCGTCCCGATTCCTGTTCGTGCACAACCAGGCTATCCGTCTCTCGCGTGAGCCTGATCCCGAGCGCTATGCGGGGGTGGGGGCCGTCGAATACCGGATGTTGCATCCGGACATTCCGTATGAGCCGCAGACGATCGACGCGGGCTTGGGGCAACTGCACCGTATTCTCATCACGATGAGCGGCGGATACGATTTGCTCGGGGTCTATATGCCCCATCCGCCGCTGACCGACGAGTCGTTGTACGCCGAGTTCTTCGGCGCGCCGGTCCGGTTCAACGCCGGCCAGGCCCTGCTGCGGGTGCCGACGAAGCTCTTCGCCCAGCCGATGTCGACCCCGGTCAATCCCGAACTGCGGCGCATGGTCGTGGAGTACTTGGAGTCGCACTACACCGACCCCCGCGACAGTGTCTCCACCATGGTGCGGTCGGCGGTCAGCCGCGCTCTGGGTACGGTTCCCGCGCGGATCGACCTGGTCGCCGAGTGGTTGCACACGCATCCGCGTACGTTGCAGCGACGACTGGCGGAGGAGGGCACCTCGTTCCAGTCGATCCTCGACGACGTACGCAAGAACGCGGCCCACCGGTTGCTGACGAGGACCGATATGCCGTTCTCCCAAGTCGCGTCGTTGGTGGAGTTGGCCGGACAGGCGGCGCTGACACGCGC
- a CDS encoding tautomerase family protein, translating to MTIITVNAPKGRLSLEQRRELAETLTDAVLVPEVGQRAPAARPGFQVHFVERERDMMAIGGRLLADVDPELDVMAIDLAVMDAAWQPDVRAEVIERVLAALAAACGLEKPSPAWWVNFRVIEEGSWGSSGGVLSVLSLLESGVFTEERVKAVRAALGA from the coding sequence GTGACCATCATCACCGTGAACGCACCGAAGGGGCGCCTGAGCCTTGAGCAGCGCCGTGAGCTGGCCGAGACACTGACGGACGCGGTGCTGGTGCCCGAGGTCGGGCAGCGCGCTCCCGCCGCCCGGCCTGGGTTCCAGGTGCACTTCGTCGAGCGCGAGCGGGACATGATGGCTATCGGCGGCCGTCTCCTGGCGGACGTCGACCCGGAGCTCGACGTGATGGCGATCGACCTCGCGGTCATGGATGCCGCCTGGCAGCCGGATGTGCGGGCCGAGGTCATCGAGCGCGTCCTGGCCGCACTGGCGGCGGCCTGCGGACTGGAGAAGCCGTCACCGGCGTGGTGGGTCAACTTCCGTGTGATCGAGGAGGGCAGCTGGGGGTCGTCCGGCGGCGTGCTGTCCGTCCTGTCGCTCCTTGAGAGCGGAGTGTTCACGGAGGAGAGGGTCAAGGCGGTCCGCGCCGCGCTCGGTGCCTGA
- a CDS encoding TetR/AcrR family transcriptional regulator — MASRSGGPQRSDAQRNRERILKVALAELSRAADVPLSLIAKKAGVGQGTFYRNFPNREALVLEVYSHEVRLLTDAAAELLETRKPDQALREWMDQLARFAVAKVGLSDVMRQIVGTAEGSAQPGYAPVVEAIEALVSANHEAGTIRPGVTADDFILAIAGIWQIDARGDWQTQSARLLGLVMDGLRAGAPGRG, encoded by the coding sequence GTGGCGTCCAGGAGCGGTGGGCCTCAGCGCTCGGATGCGCAGCGCAATCGGGAGCGGATTCTGAAGGTGGCGCTGGCGGAGTTGTCTCGTGCCGCGGATGTCCCGCTAAGTCTGATCGCGAAGAAGGCGGGGGTTGGGCAGGGCACGTTCTATCGCAACTTCCCCAACCGTGAGGCGCTCGTCCTGGAGGTCTACAGCCACGAGGTGCGACTGCTCACCGATGCTGCGGCGGAGCTGCTCGAAACCCGGAAGCCCGACCAGGCGCTGCGTGAATGGATGGACCAGCTTGCTCGCTTCGCCGTCGCCAAGGTCGGCCTGTCGGACGTCATGCGTCAGATCGTCGGTACGGCGGAGGGCTCTGCGCAGCCGGGATACGCCCCGGTGGTCGAGGCGATCGAGGCTTTGGTCTCGGCCAATCACGAGGCCGGCACCATCCGTCCGGGGGTGACCGCCGACGACTTCATCCTGGCCATCGCCGGCATCTGGCAGATCGATGCTCGTGGGGACTGGCAAACCCAGAGCGCTCGGCTCCTGGGTCTTGTCATGGACGGGCTGCGCGCGGGAGCGCCAGGGCGAGGGTGA
- a CDS encoding PaaI family thioesterase translates to MSDRTRSSSRTTAPRNPPRASLADPSATDADTPHARATDEDLEHQKAAITRLGRELRALVEATVRTAASPETLNRVADDVRRVTGRLTGRRRARAEIPEVDEFPGGTRIYSPVVGAGSPLAPPVHVTSTEHGLVGHCTLGIAHAGPPGYGHGGMSAMLLDELMGRTCAAAGMAGLTVSLQMRYHRPVPLETPLRILARVTGTDNRKIFVAGSITTLADHTTDLVTADGVFVAPDPHRTRALFPDL, encoded by the coding sequence ATGTCTGACCGCACTCGCAGCTCGTCCCGGACCACCGCACCGAGAAACCCGCCGCGCGCCTCCCTCGCCGACCCGTCGGCCACCGACGCCGACACTCCACACGCGCGAGCGACGGACGAGGATCTGGAACACCAGAAAGCGGCCATCACTCGCCTCGGCCGCGAACTGCGCGCTTTGGTGGAGGCCACCGTCCGTACCGCCGCCTCCCCGGAGACCCTCAACCGCGTGGCAGATGACGTCCGTCGGGTCACCGGCCGACTGACGGGACGGCGGCGCGCGCGGGCGGAGATCCCCGAGGTGGACGAGTTCCCCGGGGGGACACGGATCTACAGCCCCGTCGTCGGAGCCGGCAGCCCGCTGGCACCGCCCGTGCACGTCACGTCCACCGAGCACGGCCTGGTCGGTCACTGCACCCTGGGCATCGCCCACGCAGGCCCGCCCGGCTACGGCCACGGCGGCATGAGCGCCATGCTCCTGGACGAACTCATGGGGCGCACCTGCGCGGCAGCCGGAATGGCCGGCCTGACCGTCTCCCTGCAGATGCGCTACCACCGGCCCGTCCCGCTGGAGACACCCCTGCGGATCCTCGCTCGCGTCACCGGCACGGACAACCGCAAGATCTTCGTGGCCGGATCGATCACCACTCTGGCGGACCACACCACAGACCTGGTCACAGCTGACGGTGTCTTCGTCGCCCCCGATCCCCACCGGACCCGCGCCCTGTTCCCCGACCTGTAA